The following are from one region of the Salmo trutta chromosome 20, fSalTru1.1, whole genome shotgun sequence genome:
- the hce2l1 gene encoding low choriolytic enzyme — protein sequence MDLVISLGIILGLMTHTCALPIQNSSVIQETKRRVKRGSSEVLKGSGEMNAMDRILRTNGRQGSPRVRGLSFREGDIASSYNIQRRSAITCPGNSCLWPKSVDGFVYVPYIISPQYDFTDDMDRITIEIGMLDIFLETCVKFVPRSHETNYLDIQPGFGCWSFLGMTEGPQPLSLQSPGCMWSGIVSHELMHALGFVHEQSRSDRDRHVSIIWENIMKGQKHNFKKYQTNNLNTVYDYGSIMHYGRYAFSEDGGPTIIPKPDPNTPIGQRDGPSVLDIQKINLLYECGSLV from the exons ATGGATCTCGTGATCTCTCTAGGAATCATCTTGGGATTGATGACCCATACCTGTGCTCTACCTATCCAG AATTCATCAGTGATACAAGAAACTAAAAGGAGGGTGAAAAGAGGATCCTCGG AGGTGCTTAAGGGTTCAGGAGAAATGAATGCAATGGACAGGATCCTGAGAACCAATGGGA GACAAGGCAGCCCTAGAGTCCGAGGCCTGTCCTTCAGGGAAGGAGACATTGCCAGCTCCTACAACATACAGAGACGCAGCGCCATAACCTGCCCTGGTAACTCCTGTCTCTGGCCCAAGTCAGTGGATGGATTTGTCTATGTTCCCTACATTATCTCTCCACAATATG ATTTCACAGACGACATGGATAGAATCACCATAGAGATTGGAATGCTAGACATCTTCCTTGAAACGTGTGTGAAGTTTGTTCCTCGCAGCCATGAAACCAACTACCTGGATATACAGCCCGGGTTCGG TTGCTGGTCATTCCTGGGTATGACTGAAGGCCCTCAACCCCTCTCCCTGCAGTCCCCTGGGTGCATGTGGTCTGGAATCGTCTCCCATGAACTCATGCACGCTCTGGGCTTTGTGCACGAGCAGTCCCGTTCTGACCGGGATCGCCATGTTTCTATCATATGGGAGAACATCATGAAGG GTCAGAAGCATAACTTTAAGAAGTACCAGACAAACAACCTCAACACTGTCTATGATTACGGCTCCATCATGCACTACGGCAG GTATGCCTTCTCAGAGGACGGTGGCCCAACCATTATCCCCAAACCAGATCCCAACACTCCTATTGGTCAGCGAGATGGACCCAGTGTTCTGGACATACAGAAGATAAACCTACTGTATGAATGTG GTAGCCTGGTGTAA